From a region of the Gemmatimonadaceae bacterium genome:
- a CDS encoding TetR/AcrR family transcriptional regulator — protein sequence MFDSRHLMVAREMERDREATRTKLMDAVERIAIRDGFESCGVNAIAHEAGVDKVLIYRYFGGVAGLVSTVIAQRAAWPNTPGVSFGDGVSPGSSFSTALITQARDIRARPLAQHAIAWEASGHADHVVARPVTEGRETQFAALASALHERAPSRLDVDAVGALVAAGLTILAARTDGVPFFGLDVQKDADWRRIEKAAGTILRALLDPSDA from the coding sequence TTCGACAGTCGTCACCTCATGGTGGCAAGAGAAATGGAACGAGACCGCGAAGCCACTCGAACCAAACTGATGGATGCCGTCGAACGCATCGCCATCCGCGACGGCTTCGAGTCGTGTGGCGTGAACGCGATAGCCCACGAGGCAGGCGTCGACAAAGTGCTCATCTATCGGTACTTCGGCGGTGTCGCCGGCCTCGTCTCCACCGTGATCGCACAGCGCGCGGCGTGGCCGAACACACCCGGCGTGTCCTTTGGCGACGGCGTCTCCCCCGGCTCCTCGTTCTCGACCGCACTCATTACTCAAGCCCGCGACATCCGCGCTCGACCCCTCGCTCAACACGCCATCGCGTGGGAAGCAAGCGGGCACGCGGATCACGTAGTCGCGCGCCCCGTGACCGAGGGCCGCGAGACGCAGTTCGCCGCGCTCGCGTCAGCGCTCCACGAACGCGCGCCGTCGCGACTGGATGTCGACGCGGTTGGCGCCCTCGTTGCCGCCGGCCTCACGATACTCGCCGCGCGCACGGACGGCGTACCATTTTTCGGGCTCGATGTGCAAAAGGACGCCGACTGGCGTCGCATCGAGAAGGCCGCCGGCACCATCTTGCGGGCACTGCTCGATCCATCCGATGCCTGA
- a CDS encoding ABC transporter ATP-binding protein produces the protein MTELLSMAPPAASTPAAAGIDVRGLTKLYGDLAAVSNLSFTVQAGEVLGLVGPNGAGKTTTLRSLSGIIRPTSGTIHIAGHDLAADPVGAKGALAFIPDEPHLFEYLSVDEHLQFIARLYGVRDADQRIGPLLTELELTEKRDALPAELSRGMRQKLAIACGLLHDPRALVLDEPLTGLDPGGMRKMKATIVARAREGAAVVLSSHLLHLVEELCTRILIIYGGRAVAFGALDDIIAERPQLAGRGLEDIFLALTSDGGSAAT, from the coding sequence ATGACCGAATTACTGAGCATGGCGCCGCCTGCGGCCTCGACGCCCGCCGCGGCGGGCATCGACGTCCGCGGCCTCACGAAGCTCTACGGGGACCTGGCCGCGGTGTCGAACCTGTCGTTCACCGTGCAGGCAGGCGAAGTGTTGGGCCTCGTCGGGCCTAACGGAGCCGGCAAGACCACCACGCTGCGCAGCTTGAGCGGCATCATCCGCCCGACGAGCGGCACGATCCACATTGCCGGACACGATCTCGCCGCCGACCCGGTCGGCGCCAAGGGCGCGCTCGCGTTCATCCCCGATGAACCGCACCTGTTCGAGTACCTGTCGGTGGACGAGCACCTGCAGTTCATCGCGCGGCTATACGGCGTGAGGGACGCGGACCAGCGGATCGGTCCCTTGCTCACGGAGCTCGAGCTCACCGAAAAGCGCGACGCGCTCCCCGCCGAGTTGTCGCGCGGCATGCGGCAGAAGCTCGCGATCGCGTGCGGCCTGCTGCACGATCCGAGAGCGCTGGTGCTCGACGAACCGCTCACCGGCCTCGATCCCGGCGGCATGCGGAAGATGAAAGCGACGATCGTCGCGCGTGCGAGAGAGGGGGCGGCAGTCGTCCTGAGCTCGCACCTCCTCCACCTGGTGGAAGAGTTGTGCACGCGCATCCTGATCATCTACGGCGGTCGGGCGGTGGCGTTCGGCGCGCTCGACGACATCATCGCCGAACGTCCGCAGCTCGCGGGGCGGGGCCTCGAGGACATTTTCCTGGCGCTGACGAGCGACGGCGGCTCGGCCGCCACGTGA